A genome region from Dreissena polymorpha isolate Duluth1 chromosome 16, UMN_Dpol_1.0, whole genome shotgun sequence includes the following:
- the LOC127861436 gene encoding protein quiver-like, with protein sequence MKCFTLVIVILSLYAGYAAAIRCFECDSDMNSTCADTFEASGFQPKDNCTSCEKVKGKKEGIQFVGRTCDTSALPDKCHSETIDGVDGDVCWCSKDLCNSALSVFARLSLILGLLVRLIF encoded by the exons ATGAAGTGTTTTACATTAGTGATTGTGATTCTTAGTCTCTATGCtg GTTATGCTGCGGCCATAAGATGCTTTGAATGTGATAGCGACATGAACAGCACGTGTGCGGACACGTTTGAAGCAAGTGGCTTTCAGCCAAAAGACAATTGCACGAGCTGTGAAAAGGTTAAAGGGAAGAAGGAAGGCATTCAAT TTGTAGGACGAACTTGCGATACGTCGGCACTTCCAGATAAATGCCATTCCGAAACCATCGATGGTGTCGATGGGGACGTCTGTTGGTGCAGCAAAGACCTTTGTAACAGCGCCCTTAGCGTCTTTGCAAGACTATCCCTTATTTTGGGTCTTCTTGTCAGACTTATATTCTAA